A genomic region of Nymphaea colorata isolate Beijing-Zhang1983 chromosome 2, ASM883128v2, whole genome shotgun sequence contains the following coding sequences:
- the LOC116248076 gene encoding auxin-induced protein 15A-like, with protein MMSIRLPLSILAKKQAAGIPKGHFAVYVGESRKRFVIPTSYLKNPTFQALLRKAEEEFGFEHHSGLTIPCNEDVFQSFTAQMACA; from the coding sequence ATGATGAGCATTCGCCTTCCTCTTTCAATTCTTGCCAAGAAGCAGGCAGCTGGCATCCCTAAGGGGCATTTTGCAGTGTATGTGGGCGAGAGTCGAAAGCGGTTTGTGATTCCAACATCCTACTTGAAGAATCCTACCTTCCAAGCATTGCTAAGAAAAGCAGAAGAGGAGTTCGGTTTCGAGCATCACAGTGGCCTCACAATTCCATGCAATGAAGACGTCTTCCAATCATTCACAGCACAAATGGCATGTGCATAG
- the LOC116247115 gene encoding auxin-induced protein 15A-like, with translation MMSIRLPLSVLAKKQAAPVPKGHFAVYVGESRKRFVIPTSYLKNPTFQALLRRAEEEFGFEHHCGLTIPCNEDAFQALTAHMAYA, from the coding sequence ATGATGAGCATTCGCCTGCCTCTGTCAGTTCTTGCCAAGAAACAAGCAGCTCCTGTCCCTAAGGGGCACTTTGCAGTTTACGTCGGTGAGAGCCGAAAGAGGTTTGTGATTCCAACATCCTACCTGAAGAATCCTACCTTCCAAGCGTTGCTAAGAAGAGCAGAAGAGGAGTTTGGTTTTGAGCATCACTGTGGCCTCACGATTCCATGCAATGAAGATGCCTTCCAAGCGCTCACAGCACATATGGCATACGCATAG